TTGAATAGATGGGCACAAATAACTATTGTAACATGATGCTATCTTTGGGGGATTTTTGCATAAGGGCCCTTTCAAAAAGCAATACACCTTGTCTCAACATCTCTCAGTAGCTGGTAAATGCAGCACTATGTAGAAACCAGATTGTGACTTCAGAGTCAGAGTCATTCTAACAGAGAAGTGGCAAAAATGCACTTTTACACCTCAAAGACTGCTGATTAGAGCCATTCTACAGACaccacaaacagcaaaacatgtaGCTACACGGTAACGATAAAGATTCCCATTGTGCTTAGCAAGCCAGTCTCtataaaagtgtttattttcacactATCCACGTAAATAggcatatctgtcacagagCCTCTGAACCTTTTGGACAGTATTTATGCAAAGCAGAGATAGGATGCAAATGAACATTATCTTACTAACTACTGGATGGTGCTAATTGAATGGCAGTGAGAGCTCCCATATTTCTGGATGCTGTCAGACAGATTTACCCAGAGGAATGTAGAACtgaaaaaaggatgaaaatgagaaattcCAGACTTTATTTAGTTTGTAATTACACCTTAATAATCCAACAACAATGGTTAAAGGTGTCTCACTGCTGGGGAATTTATATGGCATTCTTCTGTAATGTGGAGACAGAAGGAAAACCTTTTAGATACATAgagaaatactgaaatacaaGTAACTCGAAATTTTGAGTGCTGTACATTGTACATTAGTAAATGCACTTAACtgagttactttccaccactatTGATAGCCTGAGATGTATGTGCAAAAGCAGCCAGTTAAGCTACTCAGTTTCTATAAGACATATCAACTAATTTGCTTTTCATACAATGCAGAACAACCTCTATCTGGTTATGATAAGGGGTCATGACTTTTGCTCCTGATAAACCAACCTCAGCACAGAGTATTTACATTGGCGGTATCTTACATGATAGACTATCTACAAAAAGTTATTAAATGCCAGTGAAACAAATTAGACACAAGAAGAGTGATTGATGTCCAGAATGTGGAATATAGCTAAAAAACAATTTCTTACAGGGTAAAGGAGCATATGTTAAGAGATGTAAACCAAGATATAAGGCTTTGCAAACATTCTGCTAAGTTAAGCACATTAGTTTCGATCTGTGCTATGTTCCATCTTGCAGGTGGCTGCGATGAGGTTATGTTGCTGAGAATGTGTTTCATGATTTACACCCTGTGATAAGAGCTGGAGATGCTGCTCTCTGTGGACAACCAGACAGGAGTAAGCATTGAGCCTCAGCAGAGCTCATACGATAGTGAAAAGAACACACCACAGCAATAATATATGTCTGATATTcatttactttgaaaataaaaagctgtaaCAAAGATGCAGTGTTTAGATAATAAACTTACCCAGATCAGAATGACGAAAGGTGTAACACTAATAAAGTAAACAGGTTGAGGTGTAGCTTTTATTAGTCAATTCGGACGCACAGTGGATTTCAGGTGGGAGTGGACACTTTAAGAGTGCAGTGTCAGTAGTCTGAACTTTGTCAGTTTTGTGCTGATTTCATCACAGCCCCAGAGGGAGAGAATTTCTCTTACACCTAATGTTTGGGATGTAAATCATTAGAGTTCACATGCTAATGCCTGTCTGACAACAGATTTCTGTGTGGGATAAACAACACGTTACATTGTGTAGACTAAGTCAGGGTAAACTAAAAACTTGAATTTAAAAGTTCTTGTTTTCCACTTCTCCATCACATAAAGAGACAGTGCATCATGCTAACTACAGCTTCTGTTAGTTTCAAATTTGTAATCACAATGAATCAGCCTTATGTGTTGATGCTACAGTAATACAGCTCTAAACTCAGCAGACGGGGTCATTGCAAGTTCACATTACTCTTGTCACCTCTCCTATGTTCCCAGACACCCTAGTCTCTTGTTCCAGATTTCTCACCCAAAGTCACAGCTCATCCAATTCTGGCATGTTGTCCTCTAACTAAATCCAGATGTGGAGAACTGCTGGATTATGAGTATATATTTACATGACTGGGTTTCAAACAGATTATAGCGCCTATCTGAAAACCCTGATCATACAATATtgtcaaaataatagcagtacaatgtgactaaccagaataatccagatttttagtatattttttattgctacatggcaaacaagttaccagtaggtgcagtagattctcagaaaacaaacaacacccagcattcatgatatgcacgctgTTAAcgctgtgcaattgggcaattagttgaaaggggtgtgttcaaaaaaatagcagtgtctgctgttgactgtacaaactcaaaactattttgtacaaacgtttttgtttctagaaTTTAGCGATCCTGTGaaacactaaactaatatttagttgtatgaccacagttttttataactgcttcacatttgtgtggcatggagtcaaccaacttgtggcacctttcagctgttattccactccatgattaacaacattccacaattcagttacatttcttggttttgcttcagaaacagcatttttgatatcaccccacaagttctcgattggattaaggtccggggattgggctggccactccataacattaattttgttggtttggaaccaagactttgctcgtttactagtgtgtttggggccattgtcttgttgaaacaaccatttcaagggcatgtcctcttcaagtattttgacatatgcaaactgatccatgatccctggtatgcgataaataggcccaacaccatagtaggagaaacatgcccatatcatgatgcttgtaccaccatgcttcactgtcttcactgtgtactgtggcttgtattcagagtttgggggtcgtctcacaaactgtctatggcccttggacccaaaaagaacaattttactctcattagtccacaaaatgttcctccatttctctttaggtcAGTtcatgtgttctttggcaaattgtaacctcttctgcacatgccttttttttttaacagagggactttgcaggggattcttgaaaatagattagcttcacacagacgtcttctaactgtcacagtacttacaggtaactccagactgtctttgattatcctggagctgatcattggctgagccttattcttcgatccattttgatggctgtcttccgttttcttccacATCTCTctgttttgccctccattttaaggcattggaaatcattttagctgaacagcctataattttttgcacctctttataggttttcccctctccaatcaactttttaatcaaagtacactgttcttctgaacaatgtcttgaacaacccattttcctcaggctttcaaatgcatgttaacaagtgctggcttcatccttaaataggggccacctgattcacacctgttttttcacaaaattgatgacctcactgattgaatgccacactgctattttttttttaaacacaccactttcaactaattgcccaattgcacagccttaagagcgtgcattTCATGAATGCTGGGTGTTGTTTgtgcacctactggtaacttgtttgccatgtagcaataaaaaaatatactaaaaacctggattattctggttagtcacattgtactgctattattttgaacaatactgtacattaagAGGACAGTAGAGTTTTTGGCCATTTctcaaaatatgaatttttttctaattcaacaacaaaaaaaaaaaagactggtgATGGCCACAGAGTTCTTTtattgaatgaaaataaaacctgattgTTTCAGTCTGGGAAattgaaaagcagaaaagaatGGAGGGTCACACAGTCTAGACAGATGGGTTAAGGTGGAATTAAGCAGAAGGTGACAGGGCTTGCAGACTGGTCTTGACGGCTGCTAGGTTGGCCTTCCAGGAGCTGAGGCTGTCGTacagctgctgccactgctgcttgCCAAAAGTGCGGTGTGTGCTGTGGCTGATTGAGCGGAAACAGAGTAATAAGAATGTTAGATTGACAAAACCTATGCTGGCCAAGGTCATGTCTTGCTTCAGTGGAGAAGTACAACAAAATTCCAGCCATATGGAAGCAGTGTGTTAAAAAGAACAAGACATATTTGCATGTATAATAAATTTTCCCTAGTTTCTACACTGATGTTAGTTCTGCTGACCAGAACTGGATAAGTTTTCCTGGCCTTGACCAAAGAGACCAGACTGCTTTGGAGAGATTCAGGGACAGAAATTATTCCAAAATTCTTTATATGCTATTACATATATTACTCAAAGTGTAACACAGTTAAGCCATATATGGTGGATGAATGCTTACCTCACAACAACTTTTCGCTGTGTCTGATCAATTTTGCAGTACACCATCTTGGTGCGAACagctaaaaagtaaaaacaaagaaaattaagAGAAAGCAAAAGCACTGAAAGAAGTCATTAAAAGCTCCACTGACACAAGAACACAATGGAGAATGCCACAGGCAAGTAAGCTCATTTCAGTCTCGAGTGCTTTTTCTGTACTTTTTCTCGCTATAATTTGTACCTGATGAccacctaaaaaaaacaattaaggAAACAGTTTTGGTACAAAATGGTAGTAAGTGATCTACAGAGAACCATCAAGTGATGTAGCCACTGTTCAGtcactttcctttctttttcattgcCTACTCTTGTGAGACAGTAACACCAAGCATTGTCATGGTTGACAACAAAGACTTATTTGAGGTGAGGTGGTTGTACCATCAATGACAAAAGCCTCAACGTCATCAGCTCCAATCTGCAGCTCCTGTTGCATGGTGTCAAAGGAAATCTCCTTGAAGTCCACTGCCATGCCCATGAATGTCAGCAGACGCATCTTGGCCATGTTTTGCTCATGAGACAAGCCTGGGGAACAACATATAGGGATCATTAAGCACAAAACAGTCACACTCGATTACTCTTGACTTTGGGAGTTTCCTGTGATAATTGTTTCTACACTTAGGAGCATGCAGTCAGGGAATGTGCTCATTAACACAAACATCGCTCCACGCTGTCTGTTTTGACAGTCCATTTTACACATGCTTTTAATTACACCGAAGACTGGTAGTGAGAAAAAGACACTGCTGACATGAAGACATTCCTGTTCTATGTCAACAGCACAGCATAATGACTATCACCTATctattcattaaaaatacaaaaatagtctttaaatatacttttctattacatttgaacaaaatcAAATTGCTTTTATATTCAAGTCAGCAATATGACTGAGCTGTATAAATTATTGGTCACAGACTTAAACTCTTAACATACTAGTCCCTAAACAGTGAAGACACTACTACTTCCAAGACAGTACTCTCTTGCTACTCTCGTAAAGTAGCAGGATCATGTCGCAAAACAGGGAATACATTTAGAATATGTATGGTAATTTATCAGTAAACCGCAGAGATGGATTTGGTCACTAACCAACTGCATTTACACTGAGGTTTTAAGGTAACTGGAAAATTAGAgcacagaatttttttttctattctatttgtCTATTTACTTGTGGactatatttttaacattttatatgtatttatttgtgtgtagaACTGATGTAGCTAAAAACTATGGCTACTTACCAAGAGAATCAATGAAGTCTTTGTTACTCTGGTAAAACTTCACATATGCTGCAAGTTTTGCATTTACAAAGATGGTTAATAGCTGAAAAGAGAGTCAAAAAAAGGGTAAAATGTCAGTCAGATCATCTTTGTGCTGGTACAAGCTGAAATTTATGTCATGTCCAAATTAACATTATGAAATAGATATAACAGTGCTCTGGAATCTCTTACAAATTTTTCCTAGATCCACACTGCACTGACCTATCAATAGCTTTGGAAATGCCATTCTGTTGATCCATTAAAACTCTAAAAAACTGCACTGTCctagtcaaaatattttttcattaaccTGTTCAGCTGATAATGCACAAATATTCCTCCTGCATTAAAATTCTAGTTTATTCCCTGTTCAGCAGCATAATATTGCCTTGCACTGCCTTAGCTGTCACTGATAATACCTATTTAAGACTACAAAACTTTGCACATCTTTCAGTGCTCACATCATGGATGAGTTCTCCCTCCAGGAAGCGAACAGGTTTCAGGGTGAGCAAGTGGTCAAATAGGAAGGTATTGGGGTCTTTGAGAGCACGGACGATACATCTAAAGAGAAGGCACACAGATCAATGTTTGTGTGAGGGATGTACAATATATCTATGCTTAATGACAAACAAATTCCCTCAGTTTTACCTGTGGGCATCAACACGGGCTTGTGAAGCATTATCTTCTGTGTAACTTCCCAGCAGCTCAACCATCACTTTGGCTGCTGCCTCGCTGTGAATTGAATAAATACACTGTGGAAAACTCTGGTACTGAGAGAATTTACTCCAAAGATAATATACAATTGCACTGAGGAGGAATAGTGGTATGTAAAATAtatgcataaaataaatgtatattatttaCTCATCCATAAATCTTAAATAATGTGGATTTGAATTTCTGCTTCTGTGCATGCTAAATCATGAATTTTACACATCTGGCAATATACGTTATATGTACTTACCTTTTTTTGCAGTCAACCAATGCTTCATACACAATCCTcaagagtgtgtgtttcttctctGTGTTCAGGTTCCAGTCAATAATCCACTTGCGCACCTGATCACCATAAAAAAGGTATAAATGAAccacagggggaaaaaaaaagcagctgctggTGACTTAAAAGttacagacatttttctttattgcctCTGCTGCTAAAGCCAAGGACACACACTGAGACTGTGAATGGTTAAGTTCAGTTACTGGTGGTGAAAAGATATACCTGATCAAGGTCAGTAGGGATGAAAGAGATGGCATTACAAGTTGCTGCCACCTTAATGAGACTACAGAAGACAGTGTACCTCACTGGAGTGTTCTCATCCATGCCATGAAATAGGTTACTTAGCCTGTAACACCACATCATACAAGAGGCAAGTCATACATCTGCATGAAGGTTTACTTTTTCACTATTACATGTTGGTGTTTGAActaaagataaatatttttactatttgtCACATTTCCTATCTGGGAGGTATTTGGTTTCCAAAGTTTGAGGAACTACATAGTATTAAAATAATAGTGGTTGTGCAATCAAAGATTTATGGGGGGGTGATAGAACTCACAGTTGCATCCTGAGGGAGGGTCTCTCTCCTTCACGGAACTTCACCAGTTTCTCACATAGACTTTCAATTAGAGCCTCCTGCTTCTCTGTCTCCAGGATCAACAACAGAGACACAATGCTGTTCATCACACTTTCTACATCTGCATAGAGATACAGAGAGAAGACTGTAAGTAGCAAGTGATACAATCAGTCCTGAAATAGGTCAGTTGCAGTTCCACTGGACACATACAAGATTTATTTACTGTAGAATTTTTGACATGccacagcaggaaaaacagatgTTGAATCAACAACACATAACTATATTCCCTTTCAGGCAGTGGTGGCAAACTCTGCACCTCAAGGGCtattgtcctgcttgttttccagctatccctaCCCTACccaatgctgattacctgaatcaggtgcgtttagccaatcagaaccTGGTAGAGGGAAAACATGTAGGGCAGTGACCCTCAAGAAGAGTTGCCACCTTGCGAATTCCAGAGTCCTTTGATAATGTGTACTCACTCACTGCATTGGCTAACTAGCACACTTATGGAATTATGAATAAAATCTTGTATAACAGTAGATGAACTTTTATGTGACTGTGGGTGAGAAACAGTGGTGAACTTTATCAACACCTACAGTACCTTTATCATCATCCTTGAGACAGACATCACACGCCTCGATGATTTGAGTCAAATCTACATGAAGTCCACCTTCAGAGTTCTCTTCTGAGATATCAGCACCTTTGGACTTGATGTAGGCTCTCAACTCTGAAGCCTTTAGATTGacagatatatatagatagacagacagacatatagATAGTTAGGTAGGTATagacacagacagatagacCGATAGATACACAGATAGATAACTATTAATTCCAAGGCAAAATAGTGTTGCTGTAGCAAGATCATAAGAAACAATGAATTATGCAAGAAATAACATAAAGCTATATTATTTACAAAGCTGAATAGattacaataatatatatatatattaccactgctatgcggatgacactcagttatatctatctattaaacctgttaacacaaaccagttaaccagacttcaagcctgtctaactgacataaaggcttggatgaccagtaactttttacttttaaactcggagaaaacagaagtcattatatttgggcctaaaaatctcagaaataacttttctaaaattatagctactctagatggcatagccctggcctccagcactactgtaaaaaaccttggagttatttttgaccaggacatgtcctttaactcacacataaaacaaatttctagaactgcattctttcacctgcgcaacatttccaaaatta
The Mastacembelus armatus chromosome 3, fMasArm1.2, whole genome shotgun sequence DNA segment above includes these coding regions:
- the eif3m gene encoding eukaryotic translation initiation factor 3 subunit M, yielding MSVPAFIDITEEDQASELRAYIKSKGADISEENSEGGLHVDLTQIIEACDVCLKDDDKDVESVMNSIVSLLLILETEKQEALIESLCEKLVKFREGERPSLRMQLLSNLFHGMDENTPVRYTVFCSLIKVAATCNAISFIPTDLDQVRKWIIDWNLNTEKKHTLLRIVYEALVDCKKSEAAAKVMVELLGSYTEDNASQARVDAHRCIVRALKDPNTFLFDHLLTLKPVRFLEGELIHDLLTIFVNAKLAAYVKFYQSNKDFIDSLGLSHEQNMAKMRLLTFMGMAVDFKEISFDTMQQELQIGADDVEAFVIDAVRTKMVYCKIDQTQRKVVVSHSTHRTFGKQQWQQLYDSLSSWKANLAAVKTSLQALSPSA